Proteins encoded by one window of Nicotiana tabacum cultivar K326 chromosome 10, ASM71507v2, whole genome shotgun sequence:
- the LOC107817256 gene encoding indole-3-acetic acid-amido synthetase GH3.6 translates to MPEAPKSAEYSVVAENNKKVLQFIEEVTTNADEVQKRVLAEILSQNAHVEYLHRHDLNGHTDRDTFKKTMPVITYEDIQSVITRIANGDKSPILCSQPISEFLTSSGTSGGERKLMPTIEEELERRSKLYSLLMPVMSQFVPDLEKGKGMYFLFIKSEAKTPGGLPARPVLTSYYKSPHFKNRRPDPYTNYTSPNETILCSDSYQSMYSQMLCGLCQNKEVLRVGAVFASGFIRAIRFLEKHWPLLCHDIRTGTINSQITDPSVREAVMKILKPDNKLADFIEVECSKNSWQGIITRLWPNTKYIDVIVTGTMSQYIPTLDYYSNGLPLVCTMYASSECYFGVNLNPLCKPSEVAYTLIPTMGYFEFLPVHRNNGVTNSISMPKSLNEKEQQELVDLVDVKIGQEYELVVTTYAGLYRYRVGDVLRVAGFKNNAPQFNFICRKNVVLSIDSDKTDEVELQNAVKNAVSHLMPFDAHVTEYTSYADTTTIPGHYVLFWELNVNGSTPVPPSVFEDCCLTIEESLNSVYRQGRASDKSIGPLEIKIVESGTFDKLMDYAISLGASINQYKTPRCVKFAPIVELLNSRVVSSYFSPKCPKWVPGLKQWNNMN, encoded by the exons ATGCCTGAGGCACCAAAATCAGCTGAATACAGTGTTGTTGCAGAAAACAACAAGAAAGTTCTTCAGTTCATTGAAGAGGTGACAACCAACGCCGATGAGGTCCAAAAGAGAGTTCTTGCCGAAATTCTGTCTCAAAATGCCCATGTTGAATACTTGCATCGCCATGATCTTAATGGTCATACTGACCGAGACACCTTCAAGAAAACTATGCCTGTTATCACCTACGAGGATATTCAGTCTGTTATTACTCGTATTGCCAATGGTGATAAATCTCCTATCCTCTGCTCTCAACCCATCTCTGAGTTCTTGACAAg TTCCGGGACATCAGGAGGGGAAAGGAAACTGATGCCAACCATTGAAGAGGAGCTTGAGAGGAGATCAAAGCTCTACAGCCTTCTAATGCCTGTGATGAGCCAATTTGTTCCAGACCTTGAAAAAGGCAAAGGAATGTACTTTTTGTTCATAAAATCTGAGGCTAAGACACCAGGGGGATTACCAGCTCGTCCTGTATTAACAAGTTATTATAAGAGCCCCCATTTCAAGAACAGGCGTCCTGACCCTTACACAAACTATACCAGCCCAAATGAAACCATTCTCTGTTCAGATTCTTACCAAAGTATGTATTCCCAAATGCTTTGTGGCCTCTGCCAAAACAAAGAAGTCCTCCGTGTTGGGGCCGTGTTTGCCTCAGGCTTTATCCGTGCTATCCGATTCTTGGAGAAGCACTGGCCTCTTCTTTGTCACGATATTAGAACTGGAACCATTAACTCCCAAATTACTGATCCTTCAGTGAGAGAGGCAGTGATGAAAATTCTTAAACCTGATAATAAGTTAGCTGATTTTATTGAGGTTGAATGCAGCAAAAATTCATGGCAAGGGATTATCACAAGGTTGTGGCCTAATACTAAGTATATTGATGTTATTGTGACTGGAACTATGTCACAATATATACCCACTCTTGATTACTACAGCAATGGCCTCCCTCTTGTCTGCACCATGTATGCTTCCTCGGAATGCTACTTTGGTGTCAACCTTAATCCCCTTTGCAAGCCCAGTGAAGTTGCTTACACACTTATTCCTACCATGGGTTATTTTGAGTTCTTGCCTGTTCACAGAAATAATGGTGTCACTAATTCAATCTCCATGCCTAAATCACTTAATGAGAAAGAACAGCAAGAATTGGTCGATTTAGTTGATGTCAAGATTGGCCAGGAGTACGAGCTTGTTGTCACCACATATGCTG GACTCTACAGGTATAGGGTGGGTGATGTGCTTCGGGTTGCTGGATTTAAGAACAACGCTCCTCAATTCAACTTTATCTGCCGGAAAAATGTGGTGTTAAGCATTGATTCAGACAAGACAGATGAAGTAGAGCTACAAAATGCGGTGAAAAATGCAGTGAGCCATCTGATGCCATTTGATGCACATGTGACCGAGTACACTAGCTACGCTGATACAACCACAATTCCAGGGCACTATGTCCTATTCTGGGAGCTGAATGTCAATGGCTCAACTCCAGTTCCTCCATCAGTCTTTGAAGATTGTTGTCTCACTATTGAGGAGTCCCTTAACAGCGTTTACCGCCAGGGTCGTGCATCGGACAAATCCATTGGCCCATTGGAAATCAAGATTGTGGAAAGTGGTACTTTTGACAAGCTTATGGACTATGCCATTAGTTTAGGTGCTTCAATAAACCAGTACAAGACACCGCGGTGCGTCAAATTTGCACCCATTGTTGAGCTTTTGAATTCAAGAGTGGTGTCTAGCTACTTCAGCCCCAAATGCCCAAAATGGGTTCCTGGCCTCAAGCAATGGAACAACATGAACTGA